A region from the Microbacterium lacus genome encodes:
- a CDS encoding phosphatase PAP2 family protein: MTTVDSARAENLNRPLLFGVGALLLLAAAGLGTLIYFRTETFDVDVWWNGILAANDVPFLDTFSYVMNFIGAGWFGVFAVPIVATVALLLLKRPWSAAFFIVAEVAAAGVVQVLKHVFGRARPEEIIVISDFGSFPSGHVANAATLATAAFILFPRLVIALVGVAYILLMALSRTVLHAHWLTDTIGGALIGIGVVLIVAGIFAPKLIQERPSRQKTVESAPAPPQ; encoded by the coding sequence ATGACGACGGTTGACAGCGCGCGCGCGGAGAATCTGAATCGGCCGCTGCTCTTCGGGGTGGGGGCGCTGCTGCTGCTCGCGGCCGCGGGCCTGGGCACCCTGATCTATTTCCGCACCGAGACGTTCGACGTCGACGTGTGGTGGAACGGGATCCTCGCCGCCAACGACGTGCCGTTCCTGGACACCTTCTCGTACGTCATGAACTTCATCGGCGCCGGGTGGTTCGGCGTCTTCGCCGTCCCGATCGTGGCGACCGTGGCACTGCTGCTGCTGAAGCGGCCGTGGTCCGCCGCGTTCTTCATCGTCGCCGAGGTCGCCGCGGCGGGCGTCGTCCAGGTGCTCAAGCACGTGTTCGGCCGCGCGCGTCCCGAGGAGATCATCGTCATCTCGGACTTCGGATCCTTTCCGTCCGGTCACGTTGCGAACGCGGCGACGCTCGCGACCGCCGCCTTCATCCTGTTTCCGCGGCTCGTGATCGCGCTCGTCGGGGTCGCGTACATCCTCCTCATGGCGCTCAGCCGCACGGTGCTGCACGCCCACTGGCTGACCGACACCATCGGCGGCGCGCTCATCGGGATCGGCGTCGTCCTCATCGTCGCCGGGATCTTCGCGCCGAAGCTGATCCAGGAGCGGCCGAGCAGGCAGAAGACGGTCGAGTCCGCCCCCGCGCCGCCTCAGTAG
- a CDS encoding SDR family oxidoreductase, whose protein sequence is MDDLTAPTGREEALRAVPREDGTAPRALVLGATGYLGGRLVPRLLNAGYRVRVLARDAARVAAFDWGSNVEVTEGDAADPAAMADAVRDVDVLYYLVHSMGAGKGFESADREAATTVATAAAAAGVQRIVYLGGLHPENTELSAHLRSRVEVGQILIDSGVPTLVLQAGVVIGSGSASFEMVRHLTEVLPYMPAPKWVRNRIQPIAVRDVLHYLLGAARVDPDVNTAVDIGGPDVLRYGQMMNGYAVEAGLKQRGIAALPVLTPRLASHWVNLVTPIPRRVAMPLVESLQNECIVKNRDVDALIPQPEGGLTPYRRAVALALGKVELDAIETSWQDGEVLGVPSDPLPNDPDWAGKTVFTDKRTLATPASPEALWRVVQGIGGERGWYSNPFLWAIRGWMDKLVGGVGLRRGRRHRDRLVVGDAVDFWRVEAIEPGALLRLRAEMKVPGLAWLEMRVAPEGEGSRYDQRAVFFPKGLAGRLYWFAVLPFHGFIFAGMAARITAAAVAADEEAKADAGAAEREKQPA, encoded by the coding sequence ATGGACGATCTGACTGCGCCCACCGGTCGAGAAGAGGCTCTGCGCGCCGTGCCGCGAGAGGACGGCACCGCTCCCCGCGCGCTCGTGCTCGGCGCCACGGGATACCTCGGCGGACGCCTCGTGCCCCGTCTGCTGAACGCGGGATACCGCGTGCGGGTCCTCGCGCGCGACGCCGCACGGGTCGCCGCCTTCGACTGGGGGAGCAACGTCGAGGTCACGGAGGGCGACGCGGCCGATCCGGCGGCGATGGCGGACGCCGTCCGCGACGTCGACGTGCTCTACTACCTGGTCCATTCGATGGGCGCGGGCAAGGGCTTCGAGAGCGCGGATCGCGAGGCCGCCACGACCGTCGCGACGGCCGCGGCGGCGGCGGGAGTGCAGCGGATCGTGTACCTCGGGGGACTGCATCCGGAGAACACCGAGCTGTCGGCGCACCTCCGATCCCGCGTGGAGGTCGGGCAGATCCTCATCGACAGCGGCGTTCCGACGCTCGTCCTGCAGGCCGGCGTCGTGATCGGCTCGGGCTCCGCGTCGTTCGAGATGGTGCGCCATCTCACGGAGGTGCTGCCCTACATGCCGGCCCCCAAGTGGGTGCGCAACCGCATCCAGCCGATCGCCGTCCGCGACGTGCTGCACTACCTCCTGGGCGCGGCACGCGTCGACCCCGACGTCAACACCGCCGTCGACATCGGCGGGCCCGACGTCCTGCGCTACGGGCAGATGATGAACGGCTATGCGGTCGAGGCGGGCCTGAAGCAGCGCGGCATTGCCGCGCTGCCGGTGCTCACCCCGCGTCTGGCCTCGCACTGGGTCAACCTCGTCACTCCCATTCCGCGGCGCGTCGCGATGCCGCTCGTGGAGTCGCTGCAGAACGAGTGCATCGTGAAGAACCGCGACGTGGACGCGCTGATCCCGCAGCCCGAAGGCGGTCTGACTCCGTACCGGCGGGCGGTCGCCCTCGCGCTCGGCAAGGTGGAGCTCGACGCGATCGAGACGAGCTGGCAGGACGGCGAAGTGCTCGGGGTTCCGAGCGACCCCCTGCCGAACGATCCGGACTGGGCGGGCAAGACGGTGTTCACCGACAAGCGCACCCTCGCCACGCCCGCCTCACCGGAGGCGCTGTGGCGCGTCGTGCAGGGCATCGGCGGTGAACGCGGGTGGTACTCGAACCCCTTCCTGTGGGCGATCCGCGGGTGGATGGACAAGCTCGTCGGCGGTGTGGGGCTGCGTCGGGGGCGTCGTCACCGCGACCGACTGGTCGTCGGCGATGCGGTCGACTTCTGGCGGGTCGAGGCGATCGAGCCCGGCGCGCTGCTGCGGCTTCGCGCCGAGATGAAGGTTCCCGGACTCGCCTGGCTCGAGATGCGCGTCGCGCCCGAAGGCGAGGGCTCGCGCTACGACCAGCGCGCGGTCTTCTTCCCGAAAGGACTCGCCGGGCGCCTGTACTGGTTCGCCGTGCTGCCGTTCCACGGCTTCATCTTCGCCGGCATGGCGGCGCGGATCACCGCCGCGGCCGTCGCCGCCGACGAAGAGGCGAAGGCGGATGCCGGAGCCGCGGAGCGCGAGAAGCAGCCGGCCTGA
- a CDS encoding helicase HerA-like domain-containing protein: MSAAEPVDPSVAAAEAELARLRAEAEAAEAQLKAAQARAALAAAEAAAARAAAAPAGQATSTSPEQAAPAADVPPAPAELPSTPAAEAAPQAALAGPLSPEQVQTVITGYTFAAETLDLGALMNGDAVPDAQIRIPLGMMNRHGLVAGATGTGKTRTLQGLAEQLAAKGVPVFAADIKGDLSGVATPGESSEKLLARTMAIGQDWSPAASVTEYYALGGVGKGVPVRATVSGFGPLLLSKVLGLNATQESSLGLVFHYADANGLALVDLSDLRAVLTYLTSAEGKAELKNLGGLSAATAGVILRELITFADGGADVFFGEPEFDVREFLRTAPDGRGIVSLLEVPGVADKPALFSTFLMYLLAELFELLPEVGDLDKPKLVFFFDEAHLLFRDASKDFTAAIVQTVRLIRSKGVGVFFVTQTPKDVPSDVLAQLGSRVQHALRAFTPDDAKALRATVGTYPRSGYDLERVLQELGTGEAIVTVMSEKGAPTPVAWTRLRAPQGLMSPTPDAAIDAAVAASPLLPKYGTPIDRESAREILTARMNAANDAAAAQEAALAKAKADAEYAKQQAAIQKQADKEAKARQAEYDRLLKKTSGTTRTPRAAQKSPLEQILGSKSTQTILNGVIRGMFGTGRR; encoded by the coding sequence ATGAGTGCCGCCGAGCCCGTCGATCCGTCCGTCGCCGCCGCCGAAGCGGAGCTCGCGAGGCTTCGCGCAGAGGCCGAGGCGGCCGAAGCGCAGCTGAAGGCGGCGCAGGCCCGGGCAGCGCTCGCGGCCGCCGAAGCCGCGGCCGCGAGGGCGGCGGCCGCACCGGCGGGGCAGGCGACATCGACGTCCCCGGAGCAAGCCGCGCCCGCAGCGGACGTCCCGCCGGCCCCCGCGGAGTTGCCGTCGACACCCGCGGCGGAGGCTGCACCGCAGGCAGCGCTCGCCGGGCCGCTGAGCCCCGAGCAGGTGCAGACCGTGATCACGGGGTACACCTTCGCGGCGGAGACCCTCGACCTCGGCGCGCTCATGAACGGGGATGCCGTTCCCGATGCGCAGATCCGCATCCCGCTCGGCATGATGAACCGTCACGGCCTCGTCGCGGGAGCCACCGGGACCGGCAAGACCCGCACCCTCCAAGGGCTCGCCGAGCAGCTTGCGGCCAAGGGCGTCCCGGTTTTCGCCGCCGACATCAAAGGCGACCTCTCCGGGGTCGCGACACCGGGCGAGTCCAGCGAGAAGCTGCTCGCGCGCACCATGGCGATCGGGCAGGACTGGTCGCCCGCGGCATCCGTCACGGAGTACTACGCCCTCGGCGGTGTCGGCAAAGGCGTGCCGGTCCGCGCGACCGTGTCGGGATTCGGTCCGCTGCTGCTGAGCAAGGTCCTGGGGCTGAATGCCACACAGGAGTCGAGCCTCGGGCTCGTGTTCCATTACGCCGATGCGAACGGTCTCGCCCTCGTCGACCTGTCCGACCTGCGGGCGGTGCTGACCTACCTCACCAGCGCCGAGGGTAAAGCGGAGCTGAAGAACCTCGGCGGTCTTTCCGCCGCGACCGCGGGCGTGATCCTGCGCGAGCTCATCACGTTCGCCGACGGAGGCGCCGACGTCTTCTTCGGCGAGCCCGAGTTCGACGTGCGCGAGTTCCTGCGCACGGCGCCGGACGGGCGTGGCATCGTGAGCCTCCTGGAGGTGCCCGGCGTCGCCGACAAGCCGGCGCTGTTCTCGACGTTCCTGATGTACCTTCTCGCCGAGCTGTTCGAGCTGCTCCCCGAAGTCGGCGACCTGGACAAGCCGAAGCTCGTGTTCTTCTTCGACGAGGCGCACCTGCTCTTCCGGGACGCCTCCAAGGACTTCACCGCCGCGATCGTCCAGACCGTCCGCCTCATCCGCTCGAAGGGCGTCGGCGTCTTCTTCGTGACGCAGACCCCGAAGGATGTCCCGTCCGACGTGCTGGCGCAACTGGGCTCACGCGTCCAGCACGCGCTGCGCGCATTCACCCCCGACGATGCGAAGGCGCTCCGCGCCACGGTGGGCACGTACCCCCGGTCGGGCTACGACCTCGAGCGCGTCCTGCAGGAACTCGGAACCGGTGAGGCGATCGTGACCGTCATGAGCGAGAAGGGCGCGCCCACTCCCGTCGCCTGGACACGTCTGCGCGCCCCGCAGGGACTGATGTCGCCGACGCCGGACGCCGCGATCGACGCCGCCGTGGCGGCATCCCCTCTGCTGCCGAAATACGGCACCCCGATCGATCGGGAGTCCGCCCGCGAGATCCTGACCGCACGGATGAACGCGGCGAACGACGCCGCGGCGGCGCAGGAGGCGGCGCTGGCCAAGGCGAAGGCGGATGCCGAGTACGCGAAGCAGCAGGCGGCGATCCAGAAGCAGGCCGACAAGGAAGCCAAGGCGCGCCAAGCCGAATACGACCGGCTGCTGAAGAAGACCTCCGGGACGACCCGGACGCCGCGCGCGGCGCAGAAGTCGCCGCTCGAGCAGATCCTGGGGTCCAAGTCGACCCAGACGATCCTGAACGGCGTGATCCGCGGCATGTTCGGGACCGGCAGACGCTGA
- a CDS encoding multidrug effflux MFS transporter, translating to MLDTASTPTQKPHVPRTTGAIRTLGSNPATAPIMLHPGDAITHRRRVLYIVLLGALTALGPFTIDLYLPAFPVLEEDFQTTAAVIQLTLTGTMVGFALGQLIVGPLSDKVGRRVPLLVVTALHVVASTAAALAPSIELLMVARVGMGMGAAAGGVVAMAIVRDLFGGKRLVVMLSRLALVSGVAPVAAPLVGSALLAVMPWRGIFVVLGIYGAVLLACAIFVIPETLPKARRSDKGSTTVLQRYQSVLRDRVFIGTLVIGAMTFSGLFSYLSASSFLFQQSFGFDAQQYGLLFAANSLGVVTGVQFASRLAARFGPQWVMAYSTGVLVVSAAAIIVFDQLGFGLWGTVIPLFFFMTACGFTFPCVQVLALDRHGKAAGTAASLIGATNFGIAGVISPVVGWISRDAGITATTMAAVMFGCAVIGVIALWTIVRPRTVAMLTP from the coding sequence GTGCTCGATACCGCATCCACGCCCACCCAGAAGCCGCACGTCCCCCGCACGACCGGTGCGATCCGCACGCTCGGGAGCAACCCCGCGACGGCGCCGATCATGCTGCATCCCGGGGATGCCATCACGCACCGCCGCCGGGTGCTGTACATCGTGCTTCTCGGCGCCCTCACGGCGCTGGGGCCGTTCACGATCGACCTGTATCTGCCGGCCTTCCCGGTGCTGGAAGAGGACTTCCAGACCACCGCCGCCGTGATCCAGCTCACGCTCACCGGGACGATGGTCGGCTTCGCACTGGGCCAGCTCATCGTCGGACCGCTCAGCGACAAGGTGGGTCGCCGCGTTCCGCTCCTCGTGGTGACGGCTCTGCACGTCGTGGCGAGCACGGCGGCCGCACTGGCCCCGTCCATCGAGCTCCTCATGGTGGCGCGCGTCGGCATGGGAATGGGCGCGGCCGCGGGCGGCGTCGTCGCGATGGCGATCGTCCGTGACCTGTTCGGCGGAAAGCGCCTCGTGGTCATGCTGTCGCGCCTCGCGCTCGTCTCGGGCGTCGCGCCGGTCGCCGCGCCGCTGGTCGGATCGGCGCTCCTGGCCGTCATGCCGTGGCGCGGCATCTTCGTCGTGCTCGGAATCTACGGAGCCGTCCTGCTGGCCTGCGCCATCTTCGTGATCCCGGAGACCCTGCCCAAGGCCCGGCGCAGCGACAAGGGCAGCACGACCGTGCTGCAGCGCTACCAGAGCGTGCTCCGCGACCGCGTCTTCATCGGCACGCTCGTGATCGGGGCGATGACGTTCAGCGGTCTGTTCTCCTACCTCTCGGCATCCTCGTTCCTCTTCCAGCAGTCGTTCGGCTTCGACGCTCAGCAGTACGGACTGCTGTTCGCCGCGAACTCGCTCGGCGTCGTCACCGGCGTGCAGTTCGCCTCCCGGCTCGCCGCGCGCTTCGGACCCCAGTGGGTGATGGCGTACTCCACCGGCGTGCTCGTCGTCTCCGCGGCCGCGATCATCGTCTTCGACCAGTTGGGCTTCGGCCTCTGGGGAACGGTGATCCCGCTGTTCTTCTTCATGACGGCGTGCGGCTTCACGTTCCCGTGCGTGCAGGTGCTCGCCCTCGACCGCCACGGCAAGGCGGCCGGTACGGCCGCGTCGCTCATCGGAGCGACGAACTTCGGCATCGCGGGCGTCATCTCGCCCGTGGTCGGCTGGATCTCGCGCGATGCGGGCATCACGGCGACCACGATGGCGGCGGTCATGTTCGGGTGCGCCGTGATCGGCGTGATCGCCCTGTGGACGATCGTGCGGCCGCGTACGGTCGCGATGCTCACTCCCTGA
- a CDS encoding HAD-IC family P-type ATPase, giving the protein MDAATDVAADAPRTDPDRGLAPGEVAERQADGRSNAFTADTSRSAWNIVSANVFTLFNAIVGGCFLVLLLLGRWQDALFGLAAFANAIIGCVQEFRAKSKLDRLALLNAPRARVRRDGVEVEIAPGDVVQDDILVLRAGDQVPADAVVVRARALQIDESMLTGESDAVDKNDGDEALSGSVVVAGEGDAQATRVGADSYANRFADEAKRFSMVASELRTSIDRVLTWVGWGIGPIGLLVLNAQMMVAGGWVQAWQSGTWVQAVVNTIASLTAMIPLGLVLVTSIAFAVGAAKLAGRQVLVNELPAVEGLARVDVICLDKTGTLTGGEIAFDDAHALDVTAPGWERTLAWYGAAPDANATARCLRDPFPVSAPEAVAAYIPFSSARKWSAVSFAGAPGTWVLGAPEMVFGDAASDVTAEFGRTVVERASSGRRTLVLGFTPASLDPGDVDAERLPDGVEPAVVLTFREQVRPDARQTLSYFGEQGVGIRIISGDNPRTVAAIAREVGLDVADGFDARMLPEDDAALAEVLEEHTVFGRVTPEQKKRMVLALQSRGHVVAMTGDGVNDALAIKSADIGIAMNSGAAATKAVARLVLLDGQFSHLPDVVAEGRQVIANIERVSMLFLTKTAYATGLAVLFGILVMEFPFLPRQLSITDGLTIGIPAFFLALMPNTQRYVPGFLRRSLSFAIPSGLIIAIALTLYTRGAMALGVDEPQLRTGSTIILAIVGIWVLTVLSRPINRYKAVVIGAMFIALIAIFTIPLSTEFFQLVDPGEECAYLVTLVTILTIGAIEIVRFFHRRYVARILSGSSATPAVSRRRRR; this is encoded by the coding sequence AGCGTCAGGCGGACGGCCGCTCGAACGCCTTCACCGCCGATACGAGTCGCAGCGCATGGAACATCGTGAGCGCGAACGTCTTCACGCTCTTCAATGCGATCGTGGGCGGCTGCTTCCTCGTGCTGCTCCTGCTCGGCCGGTGGCAGGACGCGCTGTTCGGCCTCGCGGCGTTCGCGAACGCGATCATCGGGTGCGTCCAAGAGTTCCGGGCGAAGTCCAAGCTCGACAGGCTGGCGCTGCTGAACGCCCCCCGCGCCCGCGTCCGGCGCGACGGCGTCGAGGTCGAGATCGCCCCGGGCGACGTGGTGCAGGACGACATCCTGGTCCTCCGGGCCGGGGACCAGGTGCCCGCGGACGCGGTGGTCGTCCGCGCCCGCGCACTGCAGATCGACGAGTCCATGCTCACCGGCGAGTCCGACGCGGTCGACAAGAACGACGGCGACGAGGCGCTGTCGGGCTCGGTCGTCGTCGCGGGGGAGGGCGATGCGCAGGCCACCCGTGTCGGAGCGGATTCGTACGCGAACAGGTTCGCCGATGAGGCCAAGCGCTTCTCGATGGTCGCCTCCGAGCTGCGCACCTCGATCGACCGCGTGCTCACGTGGGTCGGCTGGGGCATCGGGCCGATCGGCCTCCTCGTGCTCAACGCCCAGATGATGGTCGCAGGCGGCTGGGTACAGGCCTGGCAGAGCGGCACGTGGGTGCAGGCGGTCGTCAACACGATCGCCTCGCTCACCGCGATGATCCCGCTGGGCCTCGTGCTCGTGACCTCGATCGCGTTCGCGGTGGGGGCCGCGAAGCTCGCGGGCCGCCAGGTCCTCGTGAACGAACTGCCCGCGGTGGAGGGGCTCGCCCGCGTGGATGTCATCTGCCTCGACAAGACGGGCACGCTCACGGGCGGCGAGATCGCATTCGACGACGCCCACGCGCTGGACGTCACGGCTCCCGGGTGGGAGAGGACGCTCGCCTGGTACGGCGCCGCCCCGGACGCGAACGCGACGGCGCGCTGCCTCCGCGACCCCTTTCCCGTGTCCGCGCCCGAGGCGGTGGCTGCGTACATCCCGTTCTCGTCCGCCCGGAAGTGGAGCGCCGTCTCCTTCGCGGGTGCACCCGGTACGTGGGTGCTCGGCGCGCCGGAGATGGTGTTCGGGGATGCCGCGAGCGACGTCACCGCGGAATTCGGGCGTACCGTCGTCGAGCGCGCGTCGTCAGGGCGGCGCACGCTCGTCCTCGGCTTCACGCCCGCGAGCCTCGACCCGGGCGATGTCGACGCAGAGCGCCTGCCGGACGGAGTGGAGCCGGCGGTCGTGCTCACCTTCCGCGAGCAGGTGCGGCCCGATGCGCGGCAGACACTGTCGTACTTCGGCGAGCAGGGGGTCGGCATCAGGATCATCTCCGGCGACAATCCGCGCACCGTCGCGGCCATCGCCCGCGAAGTGGGGCTGGATGTCGCGGACGGCTTCGACGCGCGGATGCTCCCCGAGGACGATGCGGCGCTCGCCGAGGTGCTCGAGGAGCACACCGTCTTCGGGCGGGTGACCCCCGAGCAGAAGAAGCGCATGGTGCTCGCGCTGCAGTCGCGCGGGCACGTCGTCGCGATGACCGGCGACGGCGTGAACGACGCTCTCGCGATCAAGTCGGCCGACATCGGCATCGCGATGAACTCGGGCGCGGCGGCCACGAAAGCCGTCGCGCGTCTCGTGCTGCTGGACGGGCAGTTCTCGCACCTTCCCGATGTCGTCGCAGAGGGGAGGCAGGTGATCGCCAACATCGAGCGCGTCTCGATGCTGTTCCTCACCAAGACGGCGTACGCCACCGGACTCGCGGTCCTGTTCGGGATCCTCGTGATGGAGTTCCCGTTCCTGCCGCGTCAGCTCTCGATCACCGACGGCCTGACGATCGGCATCCCGGCGTTCTTCCTCGCCCTCATGCCGAACACGCAGCGCTACGTCCCGGGGTTCCTGCGTCGGTCGCTGAGCTTCGCGATCCCGTCCGGCCTCATCATCGCGATCGCCCTCACCCTGTACACGCGGGGTGCGATGGCGCTCGGCGTCGACGAGCCTCAGCTGCGCACGGGGTCCACGATCATCCTCGCGATCGTCGGCATCTGGGTCCTCACCGTGCTCTCGCGGCCGATCAACCGGTACAAGGCGGTCGTGATCGGCGCGATGTTCATCGCGCTCATCGCGATCTTCACGATCCCGCTGTCCACCGAGTTCTTCCAACTCGTGGATCCCGGCGAGGAGTGCGCCTACCTCGTGACCCTCGTCACGATCCTCACGATCGGCGCGATCGAGATCGTCCGGTTCTTCCACCGGCGCTACGTGGCGCGCATCCTCAGCGGAAGTAGCGCGACCCCGGCGGTGTCCAGACGGCGACGCCGATGA
- a CDS encoding GNAT family N-acetyltransferase, with translation MPRIRPFRPGDEPALAEICLKTADAGADGTGIFADDRIWAQIFVLPYVARHPDLAFVVETDDGRVAGYAVATDDTDAFEAWFRDEWWPEHGALWPKPECERSRQDGTLIYAYSRAPGVEPYAARYPAHLHIDLLPELQGQGWGRRLIETVVAALRARGVRGLHLVASADNAGALAFYPRVGFDPIPSHDGVQAFAMDLPATRRAPSAGA, from the coding sequence GTGCCACGCATCCGCCCCTTCCGACCCGGCGACGAACCCGCACTCGCCGAGATCTGCCTGAAGACCGCGGATGCCGGAGCCGACGGGACCGGGATCTTCGCGGACGACCGCATCTGGGCCCAGATCTTCGTGCTGCCGTACGTCGCGCGGCATCCCGATCTCGCGTTCGTCGTCGAGACGGACGACGGGCGCGTCGCGGGCTATGCGGTCGCGACGGACGACACCGATGCCTTCGAGGCGTGGTTCCGTGACGAATGGTGGCCCGAACATGGAGCGTTGTGGCCGAAGCCGGAGTGCGAGCGCTCGCGCCAGGACGGCACGCTGATCTACGCCTACTCGCGGGCGCCGGGCGTGGAGCCCTATGCCGCTCGATATCCCGCTCACCTGCACATCGATCTCCTTCCGGAGCTGCAGGGACAGGGGTGGGGGAGGCGGCTGATCGAGACCGTCGTCGCCGCTCTGCGGGCGCGCGGCGTGCGGGGTCTGCACCTGGTCGCCTCGGCCGACAACGCCGGCGCGCTCGCGTTCTATCCGCGCGTGGGTTTCGACCCGATCCCGTCCCACGACGGCGTTCAGGCGTTCGCGATGGATCTGCCCGCCACGCGCCGAGCGCCCTCCGCGGGGGCATAG
- a CDS encoding DUF3105 domain-containing protein gives MTPTPPRPADKKTSGNPATQAQINQTVKQQREQKRQEKLVEYQKQLAKRRRGKVVWWTVGSVVAVGVIAAIIASIVFAPAQAPTLQPGDGDGSSIQGVETFENTANHVEGSVDYAQSPPTGGDHNAIWLNCGIYDQPVPNENAVHSLEHGAVWITYDAEQVAGAELDALKAQLPSSYIVLSPYEGLDSPIVMSAWNAQLKLDSADDARVSEFLSAYWRSQNAPEPNASCSGALNAPGKQ, from the coding sequence ATGACCCCGACACCCCCGCGCCCCGCCGACAAGAAGACCAGCGGCAACCCCGCGACCCAGGCCCAGATCAACCAGACCGTCAAGCAGCAGCGCGAGCAGAAGCGCCAGGAGAAGCTGGTCGAGTACCAGAAGCAGCTCGCGAAGCGCCGGCGCGGCAAGGTGGTCTGGTGGACCGTCGGCTCGGTGGTCGCCGTCGGCGTGATCGCCGCGATCATCGCGTCGATCGTGTTCGCTCCGGCGCAGGCGCCGACGCTGCAGCCGGGCGACGGCGACGGATCGTCGATCCAGGGTGTGGAGACGTTCGAGAACACCGCCAACCACGTCGAGGGCTCCGTCGACTACGCGCAGAGCCCGCCGACCGGTGGAGACCACAACGCGATCTGGCTCAACTGCGGCATCTACGACCAGCCCGTGCCGAACGAGAACGCGGTGCACTCGCTCGAGCACGGCGCGGTGTGGATCACGTACGACGCCGAGCAGGTCGCCGGCGCCGAACTCGACGCCCTGAAGGCCCAACTGCCCTCCTCCTACATCGTGCTCTCGCCGTACGAGGGCCTGGATTCCCCCATCGTGATGAGCGCATGGAACGCCCAGCTGAAGCTCGACTCCGCCGATGACGCACGCGTGTCCGAATTCCTTTCGGCCTACTGGCGCAGCCAGAACGCCCCGGAGCCCAACGCCTCCTGCTCGGGTGCACTGAACGCCCCCGGCAAGCAGTAG
- a CDS encoding DUF305 domain-containing protein has translation MTSEDAPRSSLPRWLAIVLACLAIGGLAFAVGRFSTFGSVPATPGTASADAGFARDMQVHHAQAIAMAMEIYRKTEDDELRVLSYDIATGQAGQRGEMYDWLVQWGLPQSGGPMMAWMSGAPGGHEHGGGGSALSDDEARAAMGMATDAELDALAAATGSEADCLFLELMIRHHEGAIPMAQAAIDLGSVERVRQVAEAMRAGQTAEIDAMTAMQARLGCTASLQ, from the coding sequence ATGACGTCCGAGGACGCCCCCCGCTCGTCGCTGCCGCGCTGGCTCGCGATCGTGCTGGCGTGTCTCGCGATCGGCGGTCTCGCTTTCGCGGTCGGTCGCTTCTCGACGTTCGGCTCCGTGCCGGCGACCCCGGGCACGGCATCCGCTGATGCGGGCTTCGCGCGCGACATGCAGGTGCACCACGCACAGGCGATCGCGATGGCGATGGAGATCTACCGCAAGACCGAGGACGACGAGCTGCGCGTGCTCTCGTACGACATCGCGACCGGGCAAGCCGGGCAGCGCGGCGAGATGTACGACTGGCTCGTCCAGTGGGGGCTGCCGCAATCCGGCGGCCCCATGATGGCGTGGATGAGCGGGGCTCCCGGCGGTCACGAGCACGGCGGTGGCGGATCCGCCCTCAGCGACGACGAGGCGCGGGCCGCGATGGGCATGGCGACGGATGCCGAGCTCGACGCCCTCGCGGCGGCGACCGGCTCCGAGGCGGACTGCCTGTTCCTCGAGCTCATGATCCGCCACCACGAGGGAGCGATCCCGATGGCGCAGGCGGCGATCGACCTGGGCTCGGTCGAGCGCGTGCGTCAGGTCGCCGAGGCGATGCGCGCCGGCCAGACGGCCGAGATCGACGCGATGACCGCGATGCAGGCGCGCTTGGGGTGCACCGCCTCGCTACAGTGA
- a CDS encoding dihydrofolate reductase family protein, translating to MAHTTCHMSMSIDGFVAGPAQSRDDPLGVGGLAVHRWHLGDPRVTEADATASGWLGRPRGAYVMGRNMFGPIRGAWDEDWRGWWGPEPPYHAPVFVLTHFAREPIEMAGGTTFHFVTDGFDAAYERAVEVSGERGVDIAGGASTVRQALAADVVDELTIDIAPVVLGSGERIFSDLDVFGFEPVEVLHSPLATHIRYGRLE from the coding sequence ATGGCGCACACGACCTGCCACATGTCCATGTCCATCGACGGGTTCGTCGCGGGTCCTGCGCAGAGCCGAGACGATCCGCTCGGAGTCGGCGGGCTGGCGGTGCATCGCTGGCACCTCGGGGACCCGCGCGTGACCGAGGCCGACGCGACCGCGTCCGGCTGGCTCGGTCGTCCGCGCGGAGCGTACGTGATGGGCCGCAACATGTTCGGGCCGATCCGCGGAGCGTGGGACGAGGACTGGCGGGGGTGGTGGGGTCCGGAGCCCCCCTATCACGCGCCCGTGTTCGTCCTCACCCACTTCGCCCGGGAGCCGATCGAGATGGCGGGCGGCACGACGTTCCATTTCGTGACCGACGGGTTCGACGCGGCGTATGAGCGCGCCGTCGAGGTCTCCGGTGAACGCGGCGTGGACATCGCCGGCGGGGCGTCCACCGTCCGCCAGGCGCTCGCGGCCGACGTCGTCGATGAGCTGACGATCGATATCGCACCGGTCGTCCTGGGATCCGGCGAACGGATCTTCTCCGACCTGGATGTCTTCGGCTTCGAACCCGTCGAGGTGCTGCACTCGCCGTTGGCGACCCACATCCGGTATGGGCGGCTGGAGTGA